The Pyrus communis chromosome 5, drPyrComm1.1, whole genome shotgun sequence region TAAACTTGTAGATGATGTTTTATCGTAGTGGCGGAAAACAATGACTATGAATCTTGGTACATGTTCAAAGTCCACCGATCCTCCTCTCTTCCAACAACTAATATTTTAAACCACCAACActcatttataaaaaaaattaaaaaaaaaaagacttccAAATAGTATCACTAATAGATTTTGCTTGGGAGCTAGATATCATATCATACTCTAAGCTCACATGCACTATTAATAGTTAATTCTAAAGGATACctagaaacaaagaaagaaaagattcCCACATACTTCCCCAAATTGTGTCCCTTAATACTCTAAAAAGGAACACATAAGTACAATAACCATTAGTAAAATAGTAATTGGTATTAATCTTAGCAAACACAAATGAAAGTGGTACTAATACACTAATTAACCTCCCTCGTCACAATGGTCTAGGGGAAGAGGACCTCCAATTAAAAGGAATACTATTTTGTATGGATGTACTAAAAATACCCAACACAAAAGGGACCAAatgcaaaaaaggaaaaaactaaTGTagcaaataataaataaaagaagaagtGGTTCTAGAAACAGATGCTGATGCATGCACAGCACTGCAGCCAATAGATTGAGAGCACCATGGAATCTCGATGGGTCCAATCTCGAAAACCACCACCCACTGTTTTCTCCATAACCTGCTTCATGCGGAAAGCAAAATTCCCGTGCTTCTGAGGTCACAATACTCTCATCCTCCCAGATAATCACAACCCTTGATTTTGCATAACAATCTGGAAGTTGACTCAACCGAAGAACTTGATTGGTTTACCACATTTCTTCCACGTAGACTCGCAAAGCAGCTTATCCCCCCAAGTCCACTGAACAAGTCTTTATATGTGGCAGGACTTTCCCATCTAATTCCTCCCCCCACTCATTCACTCACTTGTTCCTGGCACCAAGTTTGCAGCAACCTCCGAATTTGTAGCAAATTAGCAACCGGTCCATcgatcttttcttcttcctcttcggctcctcttgttttattttttgaagtatGAGGACCGGCATGTTCTCCTACACCACTTACGAAGATCAAACAAACGAGCCTCACTTCCTTGATGCTTGTCATCTTTGTAGAAAACCACTCGGAAACAACTCGGACATCTTCATGTACAGGTAATTTTATGTTCCAGTTTATCAGAGCAGCGTGCCGCCGCACTGCGgtatttgttagattagattagGGTAGTTTAGAATATTGTTTTTATCGATTTTTGTTTATGTGAAATTTGGTTTTCCATGTCCTGATGGGGATTTGGAATTATTTCTTCCAGGGGTAACACACCGTTTTGCAGTAAAGATTGTAGGCAAGAACAGATAAAGTTTGACGAGAACAAAGAGAAGAGCTGGAAGCTTTCTTCCAGCAGAAGAAAGTCAGATCCCAACAAGAACTCCACCCCTAACAAAACTGTACGGACAGGGTCTGTTACTGTAGCCTGATTGATCTGAGACCGAGAGATTATTGGTGGAGTTTGTTTTTAAGATTTCAGATCTTTCCACGTGGCAAGATCATGGTGGAGGTGATCAAGGTTGACTGGGTGTTGTGATTTGTAAAGGTGAGGTTGTGGGTGAGAGGGGCTTGAAGGAAAACGAAGTAAATAGGAAATTGTGGCCAATTGGAAAATATAAAATCATGGAGGAGAAATCAAGAAAAACCCACCAAgagaattttgtttttgtttttgttttttttttttttggttgagatGTTACAAGGCAAAGAGCATCCTTTGAAATGTAAGGGATGGTTAATTTGTAAAATTTTGTTAGTGATCGATCATCTTTGTTTATTTCTCAAAGGATGTTGGTTGAGAAATTGATGAAAAGTCCATTCAAACAGATTGTtgtataattttgttttgtgtttttttttaatttttttttgaacaaacgaaaTTCTGCGCTAGCttaaacaacaaagaaaaaagaagagttcAACCACAAAACGCAGcggaatgagaaaaaaaaaaaaaaaaaaaaaaaaaaaaaactctttttaaCTATCAGGTTCACCTCTTGtttttgtcttttaattttgatGTAAAATTTCTCAAATAATGCGACTTTCCATGccaaaagagaaaaggaaatgtAGAAAGAACAAAAGAATAGGCCTTTACAGCTTTCATCTTTGCCAAAAGCATGATGGATGTCATGATCGATCATTACAAAAATatctcaactttttcttcttctttgttttattaACAATCGATTGGGAATTTTGCACATACACCACTTGGACaattagggggcgtttgtttgccttggactggactggactagctattagtccaataccgtgtttgttccatgctgggactaacattaatgagactaaaggggactagcatggacaaaacccttcactaagaggtcttagcgagaccccccaataaccatgggactagctaagactatcctctctttctcgtcctcgtcatgctcaacgatCACTCCCTACAGACTCCTTGTCAtgtccggtcacctagatcaatcattaactttccgactctctttcagatccatttcacaaccaactttcatataaaatatacaaaattgaagctaggagtgacaagattacgattctacttgaatcgaggccaaaatgtggtcgaatgtggccagaaaatggcctggaagtctcggcctgtttgggcttcttcaaatccatgacagattcgagcatgcaaagctaagatctctgTCCAAGGATGGTGATGAaatttttggcggtgctaactttatccaatttaacgagggttggtcggaaaacacatcgggaaacctgcaacttgtcgggaaaattggagccgtgaggttccgttcgaacaacgcatagctagagagggagggaggacagagaaatagagactgaaatcgataaggagtttgaccaggaatgagaaagagacatgaattgagaggtctaataggaaaaaaagagggagagggtgggacgaagaactgagagaagaggaagagagtgagacggaaatggtaggaaaagatagagaaaaagataatatcataataaaatattaataatttatatattaaataatataatattagaatttgttattatccagcttcttagtccaatactgcaccaaacgcttcactaagttagttcagtttagtctagtctaagccagtccagattaatccttgaagctaatccagtccgagataatccggcgcaacaaacgcccccttagggTTTATGCAAATATCCCCTAAAATATCTTCTTTTGACACTAACCATGATTCTACTTTTAATGCGAATTTAGAGTTTTAATGAAGGAAATTTTAAATGTTTCTGAAACACGGTTCGGTGGATAAAGTGGTATATtacaattggttgaaaatttaCTTTCAAGTTCTTAGCCGTGTGTTTGACACATTTAaaaatctatttgttttcatgagaaattcaatgaaaaatcCTCGCATGTTGCATGAtaggagatttttttttcccttattaACACGACTCGGGGTaagatttttactttttactggAAAGTAGCAATTCCATTCAAAACAGCCAAAAGGCTAACCGTACAAGTACAAAATGACTAATGCTAAggactaaattttataaattatgtgatatgaaagttaatgattggattgttacttaaatgttgattaacatgtttattttttattggtaacacatcatttaatttgtaaatttaatcaataaatttagcatacctaacattactcataCATAAAAGTCGACCAAAATGAACAAAACTCGGAGACTGATCAAAAAAGGAGCAGTCCCAAAATTACCAAGAGAGAATGAAGATTTAGGGAAATTGGTGGACGTCGAATCAAAGATCCCAGACACAACTTCCTCCTAGCAAGCGCCACAACACAGAGGGGGTAAGATTATATTGGCTACTTCTCATCGGCACACATATTTGCATTGAAGTTGTTTCGACATGCAAATTTCACGTCTGAGGGTGTCAATAGGTCTTGAAATGACGAAAAGTGTCATTGAAAAAGGTTATGTTGCGAGGTATGTGATGTTTGTACAAAAATTTCTTTCTGAATTTTAGGGAGGAGGTATATTCATGCTAAAGCAGCGTATTGATCGTATTACTTACGAAAATTAATAAAGATGGTACACACTAAAAATAGAATTTGAGTGTTTAATTTgtagaattaaaataaaataaaatgggtGGTATTCTTATACACTGTAGATAAGAGGTTTTTATCACAAGTAATATATGAAATTGATCTAACTCATCATTTTAGTATCTTAATTTGCAAATCAATCTATCTCGTCTCTGAATTTTATCTCTGCACGTTAATGTAATTCTTACCATCAAAATTCGTTAAATTTGCTATTAGTTTGATGACATAGCACACATGGAGCCTATAGCTACAGAGCGAATAACTTGGTgtgaagtgaaaaaaaaaaaaatcactttttttttttaaatttagaaaaaaaaaacaaatgaaatatttcaaaaactaaataaattatataaaaaaaaagcccaGATTGCAGCCTCCCCCATCGCCATCcacgtctctctctccctctcccctaGACCACCATCTGCCACAACCACCCACCAAAACAATATCATAACatcaaaaaacttgaaaaaaaaaaaaaagagaaaggattTCAATTGCCGGGTCCATAGCAACCTAGTTGCAGAGAATCAATCCCGATCGCCGGTCCTTCACTTCTCCCTGTCATTGTACGAACCAAAAGTGAACCGCAGATAAAATGAATTGCAGAGAATCGAAATTTTTTTGGAGATGCAGCTGGGGTTTGGGTGGATATGGCGTGGAAGATGCGGATTGGCTTTTTTATTgtctttgtttatttatttgtcttCTAATTGGttttggaattaaaaaaaaatactttttctTGTATCGTGCACGTTATGTTAACTTATTGGTTATATAAGCTCTGTGTTTCGTGTCATCAAAttcacaggaaaaaaaaaaaatttaccaaaaaaaaattcacagaaAATTTAAAGGATTTTGACGGTAAAGACCATATTGATATGCAATGATAAAATTCAGGGTCTAATTAGATTGATTGATTTGcaaatcaagaaattaaagtgATTAGTTAAGTCAATTTCAAAGACGATTTATAATAAAAACCCTATAGATAAGTTTGCAATTTCTCTAATTAATATTAGCACAAGTGTTCGTtggtttcttttcctttttttttctttatgaagAGAAATTATACGTCAACAATGAGTGGTTAGTATGGAGTTGAAGAATTTCAGGCTTTGCCGGTTGGTAAGCTTTTGGTTTATAAATCTTGTTTTCATTGTACTATCATGATGGCACACATaataaccaaaccaaaaaaaccctGATACACCAAGCAAatagaaaacacacaaaaacgctCACCAAAGTCCTATTTACATGGCAATCAACCCGGTTACAATACAAGTCCAAATATGAAACCAAAATCCAGTCTAGTTAGACAAAACGTAGCCTAAATGGGACTTCAGTTCAAAACACGATATGGGGGTCCACCAGTCGGCATGATCCGATTGATCAGGTGATCAAATTGACTGGTCGCCATGCAATTGCCTTCTTTGCCActtctttctccctctcccGTGTGATTGCTCGATTGATCTTCGCTTCCAAATTCGTGTTCTGCACTTCAAATTGAGAGCTAGTTTCACAACACTACACGACCCTTTTTTTTATGCAttagattaaataaatcaaatgagaatTAAGGGCTATAACTAAAAGCAAATGTAACCACCACCACCTTTAGTACCATTTTATCATCACCTAGCCGCTACCACGAGCACTTCACCGCCACGTGTACATTTCCATGACCATCAACTTCCACTCCTATCATCATCTTGCCTCCACCCCCCATTGTCAACACCATTGTTGTTGTTACCATCCCACAACCACAACTTTAACCACGACCAACACCACCACCGCCGCAACCACCCATCATATGCACCGTCTCCACTATCCACCATCATCATAGCCGCCACCACCATCACTTGTCAATTATCACctctcatttatttatttgtacatTAAATTCAATTATACTTTTAGGCCTTATTTGGTAACTCGAACTGTACTTATTACTTTTGttggataggataaatagtcgTCGAATAGTACTGAGTAAATTAGTTGGGTGTTTggtattgttttttattaacttGTGTATCGAATGATATGTTgaactttttaaaaaattaaaaaggtaggTTAAAAACCCAAGTCTCTTCACCGTCTTCCACCaccaacacccccccccccccccaaatatCAAATCCCACCTCCATACGAACCCACCCATCGATTCaccaaccaaaataaaaaatcgcaaaaattTGGGGATGTAGTTGATTTGGATTTCAGAGAATTTTAATGAACTTTTTTTAGTGATAGATTTCAAAAGATTTTAAGAGACTTTAAAATCTATATGAATTTTGACAGATTTATATAGATTTTTATTATagatttctttgaatttttataGACCTTCTTGTGGATTTCTTAGGATTTAGACTCTAGCAAACATAAGTGAATTTCTGAAAGGAGTTGGTACTACATTCAAAGCCACCGACCACTATTTATATTACAAGGCTTATGAATACCAATTCCGTTCTAGCAATTTACACATAGCAAtgaaaaactaataaataatAGAAAGCACTCTGGTCAATGGTGTATATGGAGTAAAACACTATGAAAACCCTCAACTTCCTTTGTGCTTGTTGTTCTTGCTGTGGGAGCCCAATATCAATTGGGTTTTGTTCTGGTGTGGTTTGGAATTAATTCTGGTCTAAAACAGGGCCATTGGTTTCGGGTTTGGAAGATCATGATCTGAAATGCCGTTGGTGGCTTGTTCTTGCTTGGCACGCAGCCGCTTCCTCTCAACccataaaaatttagaaaatggATGAGCAAACTGCGGTTACCGTGGGTGGGTCTCGGGAGGGATGAGGGGCGGCGAAAGGAAGTTAGGGAAATGGGGATTTGGGAAACCTTGTATGTATAGGTGGTGAGATAGTCACCGGATCTCAAGCAGGGCCAAAAAATAGAGGAAGACTGCTGCAGACAGAACTTTTTGGCCTTGAAATGAAATCCTAGGGGTGAAGGTTGGATTCTTCAAGCCATTTTCTATTTCAAAATCccttaaaatatattttaaaattttaattgactcCACTTGAATTTTAAAGTCCATTAAAATCCTATAAAATTCTAATTTGATTACACCCCGTATTTTCAATGGTAATAAACCAACATTTTATCATCGGAGCCTAGCACCTCGTCGGAGCCCAAATCCAAATTGCTATCCCCTTTCTCGTCGTCCTCCTCTTCATTGGAGCCCAGATCGAAAGAATTTGAATCATTGTCTTCCTCCTTCAACCCATGAAAAGTTTTGTTATCACTTGTCAAAGATCGAAGGTGAACGGCGGGCGAAAAGAGGTGGGAGGGGTGTGCATGTGAGGAGCAGGGAGGAACatagatagaaaaaaaaaaaaaaaaaaaaaaaaagaggaagacgACGAAGATGGACTTGGGATCCAGATGAGAGAGAGGAGGCAATGCGAGAGAGTGGACAGAGAGTGCTGCGAGAGAGGGATGGAATGAGCGAGATCCTACTCGACTAATAATATAGAGGTTTTGGTAAGGATAAATAGGCGAGTGGCAGGAGAATAAAATAAAGTGGGGCCAGATTAAATAATCCAAtacttatttaataaaaaataccaaacatctgTTTTGTCTTATAATACTATCCGATGGTCTTGTACGGCATGTCAAACGAGACCTTAAgttaatcaaacaaaaaacttcgaaaattaaatttcataatttggtGATGAGAAATAAATGGGCTTAGGAATTATTTGTGATGCCAAACATTTTGTGGGTAGAGgcccatttcttcttcattgccCAACTCCAAGTCTCAAACTTTCACTCTCCTCCAACAGTATCTACTTGTTCCACACAGTACAATGTTCGTGCCCTGCAAACCCACCAAACACCCGACCCAGATTTCGGGTCTCGCAGCTTAACCAGTGCGGCTCTCAGGCGAGCTCCAATGTCCGCTGACCTCCGTCACGTGCACCCTTCTCTCAAGTACACTATCACACTTTCAACTCCTCCCGAATCTTAATTACAAGTTCTCAAAGCTTCGATTATTTTACTCAGTTTTTGCCATTTGCTAATAACTCCACTTCCAAATCCTTGTGCTCTGTAAACTCGAACGAAAGGCCTAAAGTCACCGTTGGGTTGTCACGGATAATAAAGAACCAACAGGGTTACGCTTTGAAGGGTTTTTCCAGCCGGTTTTGCCGATTATTTCTTGTAAAAGTTATGAAACTATTAGGTTGTAGAGAAACTgcatttgggtttttcaaattaGCCTTCAGGGATGTTAGTGAGGGAATTGTGAGGTGCTGCACATTTTTTGGCAGGGTATAATCTGCAGTTTCTAGCTCAGGATGTAGTTTCGTGTGTGATTGCGCGAATTGGGCCAAGTAGGAGTATAGATTTGGTGGGATTTATGTGGCGAGGTCATTGTGAATATGAGtcagattttttatttcttgataCTCTTATGAGAGGTTTCTTGAATGCCGAAATGGGTGCGGAGGCATTGGAGGTTGTGAGTAGGATGAGGGAGGTGGGTTTGAAGCCGAGCTTGTCAGCAATTGCGATTCTTTTGAGGTTGTTGATTAGAATTGGTGATTATGGTAGCCTGTGGAAGGTGTTTAGGGATATGCTTTGGAAGGGGCCTCACCCATGTAATTATACTTTTAATATGATGATTCTTGGGTTTTGTAGAAAAGGGTTGATTACGGTGGGAGAGAGCTTGTTGCATGTGATGTGGAAATTTCAGTGTGATCCGGATGTTGTTACGTATAACATTCTGATCAATGCAAACTGTGAGAGGGGGCAGGCAGACGATGCACTTCATTGGGTGCATTTGATGATTGCAAGGGCCTGTAAGCCAAGCACCGTTACATTTAGTACCGTCATAAATGCCTTGTGTAAGGAGGGGAATATGGTGGAAGCTAGGAAACTTTTTGATGGGATCCCAGATATGGGTAATTCTCCAAGTACTACTATATATACAATACCATGATGGACGGGTACGTTAATGCAAGGGACATTGGCCAGGCCAGCATGATctatgaagaaatgagaaacAAAGGGTATCTCCTGATGGCATAACTTTTAATATCTTGATTGCAGGGCATTACAAGTACGGAAGGGAAGAGGTTGGAGACCATTTGTTAAAGGATATATCTGTATCAGGGTTGCTTCCAGATTCTTCATTGTATGACATCATGGTTTCTGGGTTATGTTGGGCAGGTCGGTTGGACAATGCCATTGAATTTTTAGAGGGTACGCTAGGAAAAGGATTACCCCTGAGTGTGGTTGCTTTCAACTTGTTATTGCAGCTTGTAGCAGAGTAGGGTTAGAACAAAAGGCCCATAAGGCCTATAAGTTTATGATTACATTTGGTGTAACTCCTTTATCTTCTACATGTAGTTCTTTGCTTATGGGTTTATCCAAGAAGGGTAACCTGCAAGAAGCCAGAGAGTTTTTGTGTAAGGTGATAGAGAAGGCGTTCCCTATAAAAAAAGCTGCTTTCACTGTGCTTTTGGATGGGTACTTTAGAATTGCCGATTTAAATGGGGCTCAAAATTTATGGAATGCGATGGAAAGAAGAGGGATATGTCCTGATGTTGTTGCCTTCTCAGCATTTATCAGTGGACTATGTAAAGCGGGTCTAGTGGAGGAAGCATATGATATATTTCTGGATACGTCAAGGAGAGGTTTTGTGCCCAACAATTTTGTCTATAATTCTTTGATTGGTGGGTTTTGCAACCGTAGGAAGTTGAGTTATGCACTGAAGTTAGAGAGAGATATGAGGCAAAAGGGTCTTCTTCCGGATATCTTTACCACCAATATGATCATTAATGGGTTCTGTAAACAGGGGAGAATGAAGTCTGCAATTGATACATTTGTGGATATGTACAGAACTGGGTTAACCCCAGATATTGTCACTTACAATACCTTAATTGGTGGTTATTGTAAAGCGTTTGACATGGTTGGAGCAGATGAGTTTTTGTACAAAATGTATGCCAGTGGATGTGAACCTGATATCACAACCTATAATATTTGCGTTCAAGGTTTTTGTAGTAGTCGAAAAATAAATCGAGCTGTGATGATGCTGGATGAGCTTGTTTCAAGAGGTGTTGTTCCAGACTCAGTTACATACAACACGATGATGAATGGTGCTTATGTTGACATGTTGGATTGTGCTATGATTTTAATGGCTAAATTGCTCAAGTTGGCTTTCTTCCAAATACTGTTACAATTAATGTGTTATTGTCCCAGTTCTGCAAGCAGGGGATGCCTGAGAAGGCCTTCATGTGGGGTCAGAAGTTGAGAGTGAGTTTTCCACTTGCTTTGACaaaattacatatatattattggaCAGAGCTCATCATAATCTGCAAGAAGATTCTGAAATTTCCAGTGGAACAGCTGAAAACAGCCTCTTCCTGGATTTCGTCATGTACATTACGTATGATTATTTATGTACAAATAAACCTTGCAGAGATGCAAGTCAAAATCCTCTTAAGTTAATTGATTTTAAAGGCTCCTGCAAGTTGATTTAGTTCATCAGTTTTCACTACAATGATTATGATCTATGACATTCTGATGTTATCATGATTATACCCTTCTGGTCTCATGTTTGATGCCTCTTGTGGCAACAAGATTGAAGTAGCAACAATCAGAAAGAAGCAAAAAGCTGCTGGCTTGATGGTTTCAAGGGAGACTGATCACTCAAGGGGAAGAGATAGGCGAGCAAATGAAAACAGGCAAGACAAAGGAGATGGAAGGGAAAGTGGGCTGAGGTTATGAGAAAATAGTCATGCCTTCCAGTTATGCCGTCAACTGCAAATGTTGGATAAATGCCGTGCATGAATTTATGAAAAGGGGTCATAATGTGCTGGGCACATTAGGTGAGGTATTGAAGTTAATAAAAGAGCAATGCCGACTTTTAGATATAATATGGCAACTGATGTTAACtgtgttttaattttatggtgCAGCGGAACAAGTGTATAGGTTGAAAACCCAAAATAGAtggcaaaacaaaatgaaagctCCAACCGGTGGACCCAGGATTGTATTCATGCACGGACgcataaaaaattttattttgagggAAATCACGGTTTCTTGGTTGACAAGGGCCCTTTTTGTAAGTATTCTCTTCAAATTTGACTTCGAATATTCAGATTATAATCTAAAATCCGAGGTCATAAACCTGGATTGGTAACCTATTGTAATCGAAAATTTATAACGGTTTGCCATTTGGGTAATTATCAATGTGTATGCTGAATAATGAAGGGCAAGGTTTTAGACTAGTAGGCAAAGTATACATGGGTTAATAGGGTGAAAGGCAAGGTTTGGAAGTGGGGGCATTTTATATGTTAATAAGGCAATTCAAGGGTTAATTTGTTTCTACCGATAAAGGTTAGTTGCATGACTTATTTTATTTGTGTGGGCAGGTGCACCCTCTAGGACCTATGTAGGATGCCCAGCGAACAACACTCCAAGTGAATTTGCTATGCAGATTCGAGAGTAAGCGCTGAAGAACAAGGTCGATGTCTAGTAGGTTTCCATTTGCAGCTTGAAGGGCTGCATAGTCTCCGAATTGGCTTGGCACTATGCAAGGCACACCGCATGATGTACATGAGCCCACTCTTTAGTCAAGGGCTTGCATCATTGAGTGAGTGTTGCCGAGATGGAGCATCAGAAGGATTTGGTTCTGGTCGCTGCAGTTTTTCGTATGATCCATTGGGCTTCCTTTTCGGA contains the following coding sequences:
- the LOC137735594 gene encoding FCS-Like Zinc finger 3-like; translation: MRTGMFSYTTYEDQTNEPHFLDACHLCRKPLGNNSDIFMYRGNTPFCSKDCRQEQIKFDENKEKSWKLSSSRRKSDPNKNSTPNKTVRTGSVTVA